CCCGGAACAGGGGCGTCGGTACCCGCACGAATTCAGTGGAGGGCAGCGGCAGCGGATAGGTATTGCGAGGGCCCTGGCCCTCAACCCCCGGATAATCATTGGGGATGAGCCCGTATCGGCCCTGGATGTATCCATTCAGGCGCAGATCATCAATCTTCTTATTGATCTCCAGGAGGAGTTCAACCACTCCTATATCATTATTGCCCATGACCTGGCCGTCGTGGAACATATCTGCGACCGCATTGTGGTCATGTATCTGGGGAAAATTGTTGAGAGCGCCCCTTACGGGGAGCTTTACACGGATCCCAAGCATCCCTATACCCAGGCGTTACTCTCGGCGGTCCCGGTTACTCATCCCAAGCAGTCCAAGAACAGGATCATCCTTGAAGGGGATGTTCCTAATCCCATCAATCCGCCAACCGGATGCTCATTCCATCCCCGGTGCCCCCGAAGGTTCGAGGGGTGTGACCGGTATGAACCTGAACTGAAAACCATTCAAGACCGGCACCAAGTGGCCTGCCACTTGTTTTGAAAACTTTAACCGGGTGAAGTCACCACAGATGAAAGGAGGTGAAAGAAAGCGGCTTCCATCCCTCGGATACAGGTGCCTTAATAGATCAGGCAGCTTTGCCACATTTAAAACACAATCGCTTAACACCGGGAGAGGAGGAACGGAATATGAAAAGACTTATTTATCCGGCATTGGTGACGGCCCTTGTGCTAGTCTTAACCTGCTTCACAGGTCAAGCCTTTGCATCCTCGTCCATCATCGCAGCCCAAGACGTCCCCCCGAGGATGATGAATCCCCATGGAGATGACTCGGATGCGGGCCTTCAATACATGGCCAATTTTTTTGATGGATTACTTCAAAGAAAAGGCGCGGAAGGGAAGCTTGAACCGGCTCTTGCCGTGAAATGGGAACGCCTGGACATGTTGACCTGGAAGTTTTGGCTGAGAAAGGGTGTCAGGTTCCATAACGGCAACCCCTTTACCGCCGCTGACGTAAAATTCACCTTCGAACGGCTCGGCAATCCGGATGTTTCGGAATTCCTCAACACCGGCAAGTCAATCAAGTCAATAGATATCATAGATGACTACACGGTAGTAATCAAAACCAAACAGCCCATCCCCTGGTTTGTAAATAATCTTCACCAGATCTTCATCATGGACAAGGAGTCCACTGAGACCAGAGACCCCGGTGATGTAAATATCAGGCCCATCGGGACCGGCGCTTACAAACTGAAGGAATGGGTCAAAGGATCCTACGTGCGGATGGAGGCCAATGAGGATTACTGGGAGGGCGCACCGCCCATCAAAAAGGTGGAAGTCCGTCCCATAAAGGAATCATCCACCCGTTTCGCCGCTCTAGTCTCGGGGCAGGTGGACATAGTTACGGGCATACCGGTCGAGCTTTTTCACAAAGTCAAGGAGAACCCCAAACTTAACATTGTCAGTCGTCCGGCCAGGCGTTCGATTTTTCTGGCACTCGGGAATAAGCCCGGATCCCCCATGGCTGATATCCGCGTACGCAAGGCCATGTACATGGCTATCAATGAAGACGAGATCATACGGAAAATCATGAGGGGTCATGCAACTCCAGCGGCACAGGTGCCGGATCCACCTACC
Above is a window of Deltaproteobacteria bacterium DNA encoding:
- a CDS encoding dipeptide ABC transporter ATP-binding protein codes for the protein MVETLLKVEDLKVHFPIKKGIFSRTSGYVYAVDGVSFSLGKGETIGLVGESGCGKTTTGLAILRLIEATSGKVFFKGQDVFSFTKSQMRFLKGEIQFIFQDPYSSLNPRMTVNQILGDPMEIHGVYRGGEKNERIAYLLEKVGLTPEQGRRYPHEFSGGQRQRIGIARALALNPRIIIGDEPVSALDVSIQAQIINLLIDLQEEFNHSYIIIAHDLAVVEHICDRIVVMYLGKIVESAPYGELYTDPKHPYTQALLSAVPVTHPKQSKNRIILEGDVPNPINPPTGCSFHPRCPRRFEGCDRYEPELKTIQDRHQVACHLF
- a CDS encoding ABC transporter substrate-binding protein, yielding MKRLIYPALVTALVLVLTCFTGQAFASSSIIAAQDVPPRMMNPHGDDSDAGLQYMANFFDGLLQRKGAEGKLEPALAVKWERLDMLTWKFWLRKGVRFHNGNPFTAADVKFTFERLGNPDVSEFLNTGKSIKSIDIIDDYTVVIKTKQPIPWFVNNLHQIFIMDKESTETRDPGDVNIRPIGTGAYKLKEWVKGSYVRMEANEDYWEGAPPIKKVEVRPIKESSTRFAALVSGQVDIVTGIPVELFHKVKENPKLNIVSRPARRSIFLALGNKPGSPMADIRVRKAMYMAINEDEIIRKIMRGHATPAAQVPDPPTIGYNPSIKRLPYDPGKAKQLLKEAGFPNGFEVTLTGPNDRYVQDAKIAEAVARYLAKVGIKVRLDIKPKSIFFPQVAKGELEFYLIGWFDGSFDMGRTYSKIAHTRDEAKGYGGLNGAAYSDPDIDRLLESTFDMVDPAKRAKALQKLNKMAMVDKIVWIPLHYQVDLYAIQKGKGIKFHPRPDRWMVYKEISK